A single genomic interval of Planctomycetaceae bacterium harbors:
- the purL gene encoding phosphoribosylformylglycinamidine synthase subunit PurL, which translates to MLGRIIAKIKALFAGKEAPPAAAPRKDVQAPTRTPQAQVQLKPAATVAPAPAPKDAEPQATPVAPVPAPAPVQAPVEAPQPDATPVYRVEVRSRAEVRDPHAAGVAHQIAELGIDSVQSVRFARLFFLIGELSRDDVEKAADQLLADRVIEIAHVGTSDAGDAALIEVHLKPGVMDPVAASTEKAIADMGLNIEAVRTARRYELAGPVSEAQRQTIARSLLANAVIEDVHFEAFTPPAVHGHRYTLEIVTVPIRNLDDAALEKLSREGHLFLNLTEMKAIQDHYRKAAREPSDVELEMIAQTWSEHCVHKTFRSDVELQDAAGATIEKIPNLIKSTIFGATKELNKPWCISVFEDNAGVIEFDDEHAVCFKVETHNHPSAIEPYGGASTGIGGVLRDPMGTGLGSRPVANTDIFCFGPPDLPASELPKGVLHPRRVMRGVVGGVRDYGNRMGVPTVNGAVYFDKRYMGNPLVFCGTVGLMPRSMGDKRRPAPGDAIVCVGGRTGRDGIHGATFSSGELTHSHETEFSHAVQIGNAITEKKMLDTILQARDAGLFTAITDCGAGGLSSAVGEMGAEAGAEVYLDRVPLKYAGLSYSEIWISEAQERMVLAVPQENVAAILKVFSDEDVEATVIGHFGTDNRTLRLFYDGQSVGEMEMEFLHEGCPRPTKPAVWEQVTRPSPAPPARADYTQVLKDILALPNVASKEWIIRQYDHEVQGGSAVKPLVGVGEDGPGDASVIRPVLSSRKGVALSCGMNPCLGDLDPYASALHAVDEALRNIVSVGGNLDRTAILDNFCWGNCNKPDRMGSFVMAAKACRDAALTYGTPFISGKDSLNNEFQTDKGETIAIPPTLLISAISVIDDVGRCVTADAKAAGNYLFLLGRTGESLGGSHLLMTLGLASGSDVPQVDMQTNLAVMRALQAAIEAGAVVACHDLSEGGLAVAAAEMAFSGGLGVELDLAAVPPAPQTTPSPAAKLFAEDAGRFLVEVAPEKYDAFLRLVKDCPVGDLGRVSDTGRIIIKGPSGPVVDLAITDAKAAWQGTFKW; encoded by the coding sequence ATGCTCGGACGGATAATCGCGAAGATCAAAGCGTTGTTTGCAGGCAAGGAAGCGCCTCCCGCCGCCGCGCCACGCAAGGATGTTCAGGCGCCCACTCGCACGCCGCAGGCGCAGGTGCAGCTCAAACCCGCTGCGACGGTCGCTCCGGCGCCAGCGCCTAAAGACGCCGAGCCGCAAGCGACGCCGGTTGCTCCCGTGCCAGCGCCTGCGCCGGTACAGGCGCCGGTGGAGGCGCCACAGCCCGACGCGACGCCGGTGTATCGGGTCGAGGTTCGCTCGCGGGCAGAAGTGAGAGACCCGCACGCCGCGGGCGTCGCGCACCAGATCGCCGAGCTTGGAATCGATTCGGTGCAGTCGGTCCGCTTTGCCCGGTTGTTCTTTCTGATCGGAGAGCTTTCCCGCGACGATGTCGAGAAGGCGGCGGACCAACTGCTCGCCGACCGCGTGATCGAGATCGCCCACGTCGGCACCAGCGACGCCGGCGACGCGGCGCTGATCGAAGTGCACCTCAAGCCCGGCGTGATGGACCCTGTCGCGGCCAGCACCGAAAAGGCCATCGCCGACATGGGGCTCAACATCGAAGCCGTCCGCACCGCGCGGCGGTACGAGTTGGCCGGGCCGGTTTCCGAGGCCCAGCGCCAGACCATCGCCCGCAGCCTGCTGGCCAACGCCGTGATCGAGGATGTGCATTTCGAGGCCTTCACGCCCCCAGCCGTTCACGGCCATAGGTACACGCTCGAAATCGTCACCGTGCCGATCCGCAACCTGGACGACGCGGCGCTGGAGAAGCTCTCGCGCGAGGGGCACCTGTTCCTGAACCTGACGGAGATGAAGGCCATCCAGGACCACTACCGCAAGGCCGCACGCGAGCCCAGCGACGTCGAGCTGGAGATGATCGCCCAGACATGGTCGGAGCACTGCGTGCATAAGACCTTCCGCAGCGACGTTGAGCTCCAGGACGCCGCCGGCGCGACCATCGAGAAGATCCCCAACCTGATCAAAAGCACGATCTTCGGGGCCACCAAGGAGCTGAACAAGCCCTGGTGCATCAGTGTGTTCGAAGACAATGCCGGCGTGATCGAGTTCGACGACGAGCACGCGGTGTGCTTCAAGGTCGAGACGCATAACCACCCCTCGGCCATCGAGCCCTACGGCGGAGCCAGCACGGGCATCGGCGGGGTGTTGCGCGACCCGATGGGCACGGGGCTGGGCTCGCGGCCGGTGGCCAACACGGATATTTTCTGCTTCGGCCCGCCGGACCTGCCGGCCTCGGAACTGCCTAAGGGCGTGCTGCATCCGCGTCGCGTGATGCGCGGCGTCGTCGGCGGCGTGCGCGACTACGGCAACCGTATGGGCGTGCCGACCGTCAACGGCGCGGTGTACTTCGACAAGCGGTACATGGGCAACCCGCTGGTGTTCTGCGGCACGGTCGGGCTCATGCCGCGATCGATGGGCGACAAGCGCCGCCCCGCGCCGGGCGACGCGATTGTGTGCGTCGGCGGCCGCACGGGACGCGACGGCATCCACGGCGCGACGTTCTCCAGTGGCGAATTGACGCACAGCCACGAGACGGAGTTCTCGCACGCCGTTCAGATCGGCAACGCCATCACAGAAAAGAAGATGCTCGACACGATTCTGCAGGCGCGTGACGCGGGGCTGTTCACGGCCATCACCGACTGCGGGGCCGGCGGGCTCTCCAGCGCCGTCGGCGAGATGGGCGCCGAAGCGGGCGCCGAGGTGTACCTCGACCGCGTGCCGCTCAAGTACGCCGGGCTGAGCTACTCGGAGATCTGGATCAGCGAGGCCCAGGAACGTATGGTGCTGGCCGTGCCGCAGGAGAACGTCGCGGCGATCCTCAAGGTTTTCTCCGACGAAGACGTCGAGGCCACGGTGATCGGCCACTTCGGGACCGACAACCGCACGCTGCGGCTGTTCTACGACGGCCAGAGCGTCGGCGAGATGGAGATGGAATTTCTGCACGAGGGCTGCCCGCGCCCGACGAAGCCCGCGGTGTGGGAGCAGGTCACCCGTCCCAGCCCGGCCCCGCCGGCGCGGGCCGACTACACGCAGGTGCTCAAGGACATCCTGGCCTTGCCCAACGTGGCGAGCAAGGAATGGATCATCCGCCAGTACGACCACGAGGTGCAGGGCGGCAGCGCCGTCAAGCCGCTGGTGGGCGTGGGCGAGGACGGGCCCGGCGACGCCTCCGTCATCCGCCCGGTGCTGTCCAGCCGCAAGGGCGTGGCCCTGTCGTGTGGGATGAATCCCTGCCTGGGCGACCTGGACCCCTACGCCAGCGCCCTGCACGCGGTAGACGAGGCCCTGCGCAACATCGTCTCCGTCGGCGGCAACCTCGACCGAACCGCCATCCTCGATAACTTCTGCTGGGGTAACTGCAACAAGCCCGACCGCATGGGCTCGTTTGTGATGGCCGCCAAAGCCTGCCGCGACGCGGCGCTGACCTACGGCACGCCGTTCATCTCGGGCAAGGATTCGCTGAACAATGAGTTCCAGACCGACAAGGGCGAGACGATTGCCATCCCGCCGACGCTGCTGATCTCGGCCATCAGCGTCATCGACGACGTCGGCCGCTGCGTCACCGCCGACGCCAAGGCTGCCGGCAACTACCTCTTTCTGCTGGGCCGCACCGGCGAGAGCCTCGGCGGCAGCCATCTGCTGATGACGCTGGGCCTGGCCAGCGGCAGCGACGTTCCGCAGGTGGACATGCAGACGAACCTGGCTGTCATGCGGGCGCTGCAGGCGGCCATTGAGGCCGGCGCAGTCGTCGCGTGCCACGACTTGTCCGAGGGCGGCTTGGCTGTCGCTGCGGCCGAGATGGCGTTCTCCGGCGGGCTGGGCGTGGAACTGGATTTGGCCGCCGTGCCGCCGGCGCCGCAGACAACGCCTTCGCCGGCGGCAAAGCTCTTCGCCGAAGACGCCGGGCGGTTCCTGGTGGAAGTGGCCCCGGAGAAGTACGACGCCTTCCTGCGACTGGTGAAGGACTGCCCCGTCGGCGACCTAGGCCGCGTGAGCGACACCGGCCGCATCATTATTAAAGGCCCGTCCGGCCCGGTCGTCGATCTTGCGATCACTGACGCCAAGGCCGCCTGGCAGGGGACGTTCAAATGGTAA
- a CDS encoding alpha-L-arabinofuranosidase C-terminal domain-containing protein — MPTKVRIDTDRPAVRFDRMIFGQFLEHFHRQVYGGVFDPGSPLSDRMGLRLDVIEALRELRIPIVRWPGGCFVSAYHWKYGVDPDRTAVFDKAWRVEEPNTFGTDEFVAWCRAIGAEPYICTNAGTGSEEEMSDWVEYCNATVGKFAAQRRANGHEQPHNIKYWSIGNENWGGHEIGAKKAPQWAALVAESGKMMLRVDSSIKLLAAALAEIDWTLPLLREAGHLLSYISIHNYWDGLWMNNAVSDYATCMTRSLGPQEMIRRAASILDVANLGGKVAIAFDEWNLRGWHHPNLGSAAFGDVAARDKNDLNATYTMADAVFSACFLNACLRNAQTVKMACMAPVVNARGPLFVHPKGVVRRTTFHVMKMYSDLLEPNVIDCWSGGETFEHAGQSVPAIDAIATADDAGRTIALALVNRCAEKSIACDVRIAGKALSGTFDATVLSGDSPDAYNDIDAPNRVTPQKTRLAFENGSVALSPHSVTIVSAAC; from the coding sequence GTGCCTACAAAGGTCCGCATCGACACCGACCGCCCGGCAGTCCGTTTTGACCGGATGATCTTCGGCCAGTTTCTCGAGCACTTCCACCGCCAGGTCTACGGCGGCGTCTTTGACCCGGGCAGCCCGCTGTCGGACCGGATGGGCCTGCGGCTGGACGTGATCGAGGCCCTGCGCGAGCTGCGGATCCCGATCGTCCGCTGGCCCGGCGGGTGCTTCGTCAGCGCGTATCACTGGAAGTACGGCGTGGACCCCGACCGCACGGCGGTCTTCGATAAGGCCTGGCGCGTCGAAGAGCCCAACACCTTCGGCACCGACGAGTTCGTCGCCTGGTGCCGCGCCATCGGGGCCGAGCCATACATCTGCACCAACGCCGGCACCGGCAGCGAAGAGGAGATGTCCGACTGGGTCGAGTACTGCAACGCCACGGTCGGCAAGTTCGCCGCCCAGCGCCGCGCCAACGGGCACGAGCAGCCCCACAACATCAAGTACTGGTCCATCGGCAACGAGAACTGGGGCGGGCATGAGATCGGCGCCAAAAAGGCCCCTCAGTGGGCGGCGTTGGTGGCCGAGTCGGGCAAGATGATGCTCCGCGTCGACAGCTCGATCAAGCTGCTGGCCGCAGCGCTGGCCGAGATCGACTGGACGCTGCCGCTGCTGCGAGAGGCCGGGCACCTGCTGTCGTACATCTCCATCCACAATTACTGGGACGGGCTGTGGATGAACAACGCCGTCTCCGACTACGCCACGTGCATGACTCGATCGCTGGGCCCGCAGGAGATGATCCGCAGGGCCGCCAGCATCCTCGATGTGGCGAACCTGGGAGGCAAGGTCGCCATCGCCTTCGACGAGTGGAACCTCCGCGGCTGGCACCACCCCAACCTCGGCAGCGCCGCCTTCGGCGATGTGGCCGCCCGCGACAAGAACGACCTCAACGCGACCTACACGATGGCCGACGCGGTTTTCTCGGCGTGCTTCCTCAACGCCTGCCTGCGCAACGCCCAGACTGTGAAGATGGCGTGCATGGCCCCGGTGGTCAACGCCCGCGGGCCCCTGTTCGTACACCCCAAGGGCGTCGTGCGGCGAACGACGTTCCATGTGATGAAAATGTACTCCGACCTGCTCGAGCCCAACGTGATCGACTGCTGGTCCGGCGGCGAAACGTTCGAGCACGCGGGCCAGTCCGTGCCGGCCATCGACGCCATCGCCACGGCCGACGACGCGGGCAGGACCATCGCCCTGGCGCTGGTCAACCGCTGCGCTGAAAAGAGCATCGCCTGCGACGTGCGCATCGCCGGCAAGGCCCTGAGCGGCACATTCGACGCCACCGTGCTGTCCGGCGACAGCCCCGACGCCTATAACGACATCGACGCCCCCAATCGCGTCACGCCGCAGAAGACGCGATTGGCTTTCGAAAACGGTTCGGTTGCGCTGAGCCCGCACAGTGTGACGATTGTTTCGGCAGCTTGTTGA
- a CDS encoding antitoxin VapB family protein has product MATKTITIDLEAYNRLKAVQHADESFSSTIKRVVRAPLDLKAYARNLRRSPMSAEAIGAVEEHLARRHEPSTRRR; this is encoded by the coding sequence GTGGCGACCAAGACCATTACTATTGATCTAGAAGCGTATAACCGGCTTAAAGCTGTCCAGCATGCCGACGAATCCTTCAGTAGCACGATCAAGAGAGTCGTGCGCGCGCCGCTGGACCTCAAGGCCTATGCCAGGAACCTGCGTCGCTCGCCCATGAGTGCCGAGGCGATTGGCGCCGTCGAAGAGCATCTGGCCCGTCGGCATGAGCCTTCTACGAGACGCCGCTGA
- a CDS encoding type II toxin-antitoxin system VapC family toxin, with translation MACLDTSVLLDLAGRGGARGVRQAMAKLRMLVAQGEGLVTTRISVAELYVGVWRSHDPPLERKRVEVILEGLDILDFDQRAADLFGQITAHLQQIGRPIGDLDVMIAAISLVNGHLLVTGNASIFCKSRSSSSRPIDLWYAALDG, from the coding sequence ATGGCCTGCTTGGACACCAGCGTGCTCCTGGACCTTGCCGGGCGAGGTGGGGCCAGAGGCGTGCGCCAAGCCATGGCGAAGCTCCGCATGCTCGTGGCGCAGGGGGAAGGTCTGGTAACGACACGGATCAGCGTAGCAGAACTGTATGTGGGTGTTTGGCGCTCGCATGATCCCCCCCTGGAGCGAAAACGGGTGGAAGTCATCCTTGAGGGGCTCGATATTCTTGATTTTGATCAGAGGGCGGCAGACCTTTTCGGCCAGATCACGGCACACTTGCAGCAAATCGGACGTCCGATAGGTGATCTGGATGTAATGATTGCCGCCATCTCTCTCGTCAATGGGCATCTGCTTGTGACGGGCAATGCCTCCATTTTCTGCAAATCCCGCAGCTCGTCGTCGAGACCTATTGACCTATGGTATGCTGCCTTAGATGGATAA
- a CDS encoding metallophosphoesterase, with product MVLISRRDVLKGAAFGAAAVVAPSCLTELAKGDGPATQAAKPLTITIFNTGDMHDRCGSLPRIAGYVKAAKAKDPNTLLVDAGDVWNDGPSPLAGTQGEGVVSLIEKSGYNAAVTGNHDYTYGKKRVLEMSMKYAGWPLTLANVNWTDADKPSTKNIAQYRIFELQGVKVCVSGGACQYGNHVHGEPLPLIHEREGYVRVLPEIRKKADVFVFISHLWDAYDRRMIAAWGDNAPDLLIGGHTHGRTQWTQGRTSVIKAGFWGNCLGRSVITYDPATNKVTAVKTSVMDIGADWPVDEEVKDLLDKHVKGLEKK from the coding sequence ATGGTCCTCATCTCGCGTCGCGATGTTCTCAAGGGCGCCGCATTCGGCGCTGCCGCGGTTGTCGCGCCTTCTTGTCTTACGGAATTGGCCAAGGGCGATGGACCGGCCACGCAAGCGGCTAAGCCGCTCACCATCACGATCTTCAACACCGGCGACATGCACGACCGGTGCGGCTCGCTGCCGCGGATCGCCGGATATGTCAAGGCCGCCAAGGCCAAAGACCCCAACACGCTGCTGGTCGACGCCGGCGACGTCTGGAACGACGGCCCTTCGCCGCTGGCGGGCACGCAGGGCGAGGGGGTCGTCAGCCTGATCGAAAAGTCCGGCTACAACGCGGCCGTCACGGGCAACCACGACTACACCTACGGCAAGAAGCGCGTGCTCGAGATGTCGATGAAGTACGCCGGCTGGCCGCTGACGCTGGCCAACGTGAACTGGACCGACGCCGACAAGCCCTCGACGAAGAACATCGCCCAGTACCGCATCTTCGAGCTGCAGGGCGTCAAGGTGTGCGTCAGCGGCGGGGCGTGCCAGTACGGCAACCACGTCCACGGCGAGCCGCTGCCGCTGATCCACGAACGTGAAGGCTACGTTAGGGTACTGCCCGAAATCCGCAAGAAGGCCGACGTGTTCGTCTTCATCTCGCACCTCTGGGACGCCTACGACCGGCGGATGATCGCCGCCTGGGGCGACAACGCCCCCGACCTGCTCATCGGCGGACACACCCACGGGCGAACCCAATGGACGCAAGGACGCACCAGCGTCATCAAGGCCGGATTCTGGGGCAATTGCCTGGGCCGATCCGTCATCACCTACGATCCGGCAACCAACAAAGTCACCGCCGTCAAAACCAGCGTCATGGATATCGGCGCCGACTGGCCGGTCGATGAGGAAGTCAAAGACCTGCTGGACAAACACGTCAAAGGGCTGGAGAAGAAATAA
- a CDS encoding glycoside hydrolase family 95 protein — protein MSTQPDLRLWYAQPATEFTQALPLGNGRLGAMVFGGVEQERLVLNENSVWSGSRQDADRPGAHQSLGEIRRLLQQGRNIEAQELVMNAFTCLGSGSGHGRGASVPFGCYQTLGSLHLRFQHDGAFEDYVRQLDLSEATSLVRYRCGGVTFRREAFVSAPDQTIVIRIWADRAGSVSFDAALDRPERFAVEPAADDQLLMSGQLDNGVDGKGLRYAARLRALSGAGTVHADETGLHVRGADDVVLLVTAATDYRGFAGRNTDDPLAASLADMDRACSGRRHGGGTTAAMAPKIYAALREAHVADYRRFFGRVSLTLEGGVEASARPTNERLVAVARGGSDPALMALYFQYGRYLLISSSRPGGLPANLQGIWADQVQTPWNGDWHLDINVQMNYWPAEACNLSELHEPMLKLIESLQEPGARTARAYYNARGWVAHVITNPWGFTSPGEHASWGATVSGSSWLCEHLWEHYAFTLDEAYLRWAYPILAAAGRFYLDMLIEEPRHGWLVTAPSNSPENAFILPDGRGAYVCMGPTIDMQQLRELFGNCIRASEILGVDAEFRRELSDTRRRLAPNQVGPDGRLQEWLEPYGEGDPHHRHCSHMYGLHPYDEITPDETPELAAAARRSLEARGDAGTGWSLAWKVNFRARLGEGDHAAKLLGDLLSPAGDMALNYSGGGSGSYANLFCAHPPFQIDGNFGGSAGIAEMLLQSRWRHESGHPPLVLLLPALPAAWAGGSVRGLRTRGAVTVDIDWRDGRLVEARLNADRSGPVRVRYAGQTICLTLDAGSQRVIGPEEFISSPAL, from the coding sequence ATGAGCACGCAACCCGATCTGCGATTGTGGTATGCCCAGCCGGCAACGGAGTTCACGCAGGCCCTGCCGCTGGGCAATGGGCGGCTGGGGGCGATGGTCTTCGGCGGCGTCGAGCAGGAGCGCCTGGTCCTCAACGAAAACAGCGTGTGGTCCGGCTCGCGCCAGGACGCCGACCGACCCGGCGCCCACCAGAGCCTGGGCGAGATCCGACGCCTGCTCCAGCAGGGCCGCAACATCGAGGCCCAGGAACTGGTGATGAACGCCTTCACCTGCCTGGGCAGCGGTTCAGGCCATGGGCGCGGCGCGTCGGTGCCGTTCGGGTGCTATCAGACGCTGGGCAGCCTGCACCTGCGATTCCAGCACGATGGGGCGTTTGAGGATTATGTCCGCCAACTGGACCTGTCCGAGGCGACGTCGCTGGTGCGGTACCGCTGCGGCGGCGTGACGTTCCGTCGCGAGGCGTTTGTCTCCGCCCCGGACCAAACTATCGTCATCCGCATCTGGGCCGACCGCGCGGGCAGCGTCAGCTTCGACGCGGCGCTGGACCGTCCCGAGCGCTTCGCCGTCGAGCCCGCTGCAGACGACCAACTGCTCATGAGCGGCCAGCTCGATAACGGCGTTGACGGCAAAGGCCTCCGCTATGCCGCGCGCCTGCGGGCACTGAGCGGCGCAGGAACCGTTCATGCCGACGAAACCGGCCTCCACGTGCGAGGGGCCGACGACGTCGTTCTGCTGGTGACGGCCGCCACCGACTACCGCGGTTTCGCCGGGCGCAATACGGATGACCCGCTCGCGGCGAGTCTGGCGGATATGGATCGCGCTTGCAGCGGTCGCCGACATGGCGGCGGGACAACGGCCGCCATGGCACCGAAGATTTATGCCGCCCTGCGCGAGGCGCACGTGGCGGACTACCGGCGGTTCTTCGGCCGCGTGAGCCTGACGCTGGAGGGCGGCGTCGAGGCGTCGGCGCGGCCGACCAACGAGCGCCTCGTGGCGGTGGCCCGAGGCGGGTCCGACCCGGCCCTGATGGCGTTGTATTTTCAGTACGGGCGATATCTGCTGATCTCGTCGTCGCGGCCGGGCGGCCTGCCGGCCAATCTCCAGGGCATCTGGGCCGACCAGGTCCAGACCCCCTGGAACGGCGACTGGCACCTGGACATCAACGTGCAGATGAACTACTGGCCGGCCGAGGCGTGCAACCTCTCGGAGCTGCACGAGCCGATGCTCAAGCTGATCGAGTCGCTTCAGGAGCCCGGGGCCCGCACGGCCCGTGCGTATTACAACGCCCGCGGATGGGTCGCCCACGTGATCACCAATCCGTGGGGCTTCACCTCGCCGGGCGAGCATGCAAGCTGGGGCGCCACGGTCAGCGGGTCAAGCTGGCTGTGCGAGCACCTTTGGGAACACTACGCCTTCACGCTCGACGAGGCGTACCTGCGCTGGGCGTACCCGATCCTGGCCGCGGCGGGGCGGTTCTATCTCGACATGCTCATCGAGGAACCGCGTCACGGATGGCTGGTGACGGCCCCGTCGAACTCGCCGGAGAATGCGTTCATTCTGCCCGACGGTCGCGGGGCATACGTGTGCATGGGTCCGACGATCGACATGCAGCAGTTGCGGGAGCTGTTTGGCAACTGCATTCGCGCATCGGAGATCCTGGGCGTTGACGCAGAGTTCCGCCGCGAGCTGTCCGACACGCGCCGGCGCCTGGCGCCCAACCAGGTCGGCCCCGACGGGCGTCTGCAGGAATGGCTCGAACCCTACGGCGAGGGCGACCCGCATCACCGCCATTGCTCGCACATGTACGGCCTGCACCCGTACGACGAGATCACGCCCGACGAGACGCCGGAGCTGGCCGCGGCGGCGCGGCGATCGCTCGAAGCCCGCGGCGACGCCGGCACCGGTTGGTCGCTGGCGTGGAAGGTCAACTTCCGCGCCCGCCTGGGCGAGGGAGATCACGCCGCCAAGCTGCTGGGCGACCTGCTCTCGCCGGCCGGAGACATGGCCCTGAACTACTCCGGCGGCGGGTCCGGCTCGTACGCCAACCTGTTTTGCGCCCACCCGCCGTTCCAGATCGACGGCAATTTCGGCGGCTCCGCCGGAATCGCCGAGATGCTCCTGCAGTCGCGCTGGCGGCACGAGAGCGGGCACCCTCCGCTGGTGCTGCTGCTGCCGGCGCTGCCCGCCGCCTGGGCCGGCGGATCGGTCCGAGGCCTGCGCACCCGCGGGGCCGTCACGGTGGACATCGACTGGCGCGACGGACGCCTCGTCGAGGCCCGCCTCAACGCCGATCGAAGCGGCCCCGTCCGAGTGCGATACGCCGGCCAAACGATCTGTCTGACTCTCGACGCCGGCAGCCAGCGCGTGATCGGCCCGGAGGAGTTTATTTCTTCTCCAGCCCTTTGA
- a CDS encoding class I SAM-dependent methyltransferase, producing the protein MDRNLSKHVSPHYEELFVDGRPPSREYYEGAATGLARQLKGWLPASNDARCVELGCGRGETLYLLGQMGLTDLTGVDITPEQLAAAGQFTSAKLICSDVAEYLRQCPDESVDYFFAMSFLEHLDTAVLPAVLADCRRVLRPGGALIAQVPNAVSLFGSGARHWDISHQNAFTVFGVRQLARTAGFDPAAVEFREWSAPWGGPRSTLRAILWRILRLKIMAYLWIECGGLRGGIYTWDMLFRLVK; encoded by the coding sequence ATGGACCGCAATCTCAGCAAGCACGTCTCACCGCACTATGAGGAGCTTTTCGTTGACGGCCGTCCGCCGTCGCGCGAGTATTACGAAGGGGCGGCCACGGGGTTGGCCCGGCAGTTGAAGGGGTGGTTGCCGGCTTCGAACGATGCGCGGTGCGTCGAGCTGGGCTGTGGGCGGGGGGAGACGCTCTACTTGCTGGGCCAGATGGGCCTCACCGATCTGACGGGGGTGGATATCACGCCCGAGCAGCTCGCAGCCGCCGGTCAATTCACCTCGGCTAAGCTGATTTGCAGCGACGTTGCGGAATATCTGCGGCAGTGCCCGGACGAATCGGTGGACTATTTCTTCGCGATGAGTTTCCTGGAGCACCTGGACACGGCCGTTCTTCCGGCGGTGCTGGCCGACTGCCGCCGTGTGCTGCGGCCGGGCGGGGCGCTGATCGCGCAGGTGCCCAATGCAGTTTCACTTTTCGGCAGCGGCGCGCGGCACTGGGACATCTCGCATCAGAACGCCTTCACCGTCTTCGGCGTCCGTCAGCTCGCCCGCACAGCCGGGTTCGATCCGGCGGCAGTCGAGTTCCGCGAGTGGTCGGCCCCCTGGGGCGGCCCGCGCAGCACGCTGCGGGCGATCCTCTGGCGGATCCTGCGCCTGAAGATCATGGCGTACCTCTGGATCGAGTGCGGCGGCCTGCGCGGCGGAATCTACACCTGGGACATGCTCTTTCGCTTGGTCAAATAA
- a CDS encoding inositol-3-phosphate synthase produces the protein MDRIRVAIAGIGNCTSSLIQGIHYYRDLKSDQEIVGLAHPTLGGYGAGDIEIVAAIDIDSRKVGRPLHEALFAPPNCTKVFYDNFRYDSVTVRMGRVLDGVAGHMKDFPDSQAFRVSSSPEPEQKDIEKLLRETGAEILMNYLPVGSQKASEFYAECCLNTGVSLINCIPVFLVSDPAWGKRFTAAGIPCIGDDIKAQVGATITHRVLTRLMTDRGAKIDATYQLNTAGNTDFLNMWDRSRLGCKKISKTEAVQSQLDVPLPADQVHIGPADYVPWQKDNKVCFLRIEARGFGNVPLHIEARLSVEDSPNSGGETIDAIRVCKLARGRKLAGPLDAISSFTMKHPPQQFTDSQALQLLENFIANDDAPARIENGQYLKAKASSPAHTSAAH, from the coding sequence ATGGATCGTATTCGAGTTGCCATTGCCGGAATCGGAAACTGCACCTCCTCGCTCATTCAGGGGATCCATTATTATCGCGATCTCAAGAGCGACCAGGAAATCGTCGGGCTGGCCCATCCGACCCTCGGCGGGTACGGCGCCGGCGACATCGAGATCGTCGCCGCCATCGACATCGATTCTCGCAAGGTCGGCCGACCGCTCCACGAGGCCCTCTTCGCCCCGCCCAACTGCACCAAGGTCTTCTACGACAACTTCCGCTACGACAGCGTCACCGTGCGCATGGGGCGCGTGCTTGACGGCGTTGCGGGGCACATGAAGGACTTCCCAGACAGTCAGGCGTTCCGCGTTTCGAGCAGCCCCGAGCCCGAGCAGAAGGACATCGAGAAGCTCCTGCGCGAGACCGGCGCCGAAATCCTGATGAACTACCTGCCCGTCGGCAGCCAGAAGGCCAGCGAGTTCTATGCTGAATGCTGCCTCAACACCGGCGTGAGCCTGATCAACTGCATCCCCGTGTTCCTCGTGTCGGATCCCGCGTGGGGCAAGCGATTCACCGCCGCGGGAATCCCCTGCATCGGCGACGACATCAAGGCCCAGGTCGGCGCGACGATCACGCACCGCGTGCTGACGCGACTGATGACCGACCGCGGTGCAAAGATCGACGCGACGTACCAGCTCAACACCGCTGGCAACACCGACTTCCTGAACATGTGGGACCGCTCGCGGTTGGGCTGCAAGAAGATCTCCAAGACCGAAGCGGTCCAGAGCCAGCTCGACGTGCCGCTGCCGGCCGACCAGGTCCACATCGGCCCGGCCGACTACGTGCCCTGGCAGAAGGACAACAAGGTCTGCTTCCTGCGGATCGAGGCTCGGGGCTTCGGCAACGTGCCGCTGCACATCGAGGCCCGCCTGAGCGTGGAAGATTCGCCTAACAGCGGCGGCGAGACGATCGACGCCATCCGCGTCTGCAAGCTCGCCCGCGGACGAAAGCTGGCCGGTCCGCTCGACGCCATCAGCTCCTTCACGATGAAGCACCCGCCCCAGCAGTTCACCGATTCGCAGGCCCTGCAACTGCTGGAGAACTTCATCGCCAACGACGACGCCCCCGCCCGCATCGAGAACGGACAGTATCTCAAGGCCAAGGCCAGCAGCCCGGCGCACACCAGCGCCGCCCACTGA